One genomic segment of Nitrospinaceae bacterium includes these proteins:
- a CDS encoding carboxymuconolactone decarboxylase family protein, which yields MCADKSAERVEKAMEIRHKLGIYNSDGSSKNNWAELSPAYAESIIEYCFGMIWNQPLLDLKTREIIVIVTGATQNIPQVVEDHTMGALNVGLTREEIIEAIVQCSPYIGLPKTNHALKAAKRAFERMDNKAPAESEAD from the coding sequence ATGTGCGCGGATAAATCTGCTGAACGAGTTGAAAAAGCGATGGAAATTAGACACAAATTAGGGATTTACAATTCCGACGGGAGTTCGAAAAACAATTGGGCGGAACTCTCTCCAGCATATGCAGAATCCATCATAGAATACTGTTTTGGAATGATTTGGAATCAGCCGCTTCTTGATCTCAAAACGCGGGAAATCATCGTCATCGTAACGGGTGCCACCCAGAACATTCCGCAGGTGGTGGAAGACCACACTATGGGAGCCCTTAACGTGGGACTCACGCGTGAGGAAATCATCGAGGCTATCGTGCAGTGCTCGCCCTACATCGGACTGCCAAAGACTAACCACGCACTAAAGGCAGCAAAACGGGCTTTCGAGCGCATGGATAACAAGGCACCGGCTGAATCAGAAGCCGATTAA
- a CDS encoding zinc-binding dehydrogenase, with translation MKAMVLYGTNESFVLEDRPIPTPGPGEAVARVLACGAGLTIHHTVAGRVPVKFPIVIGHEITAEIAEVGDDVDWLAEGDPVTAYYYFTCGRCRWCRINRETLCENMKGQVGRHMDGGYAEFIKLPAQNFVKIPEGLDYKNYPAEVGVISDAIATPYKVIRHARISPMENVAVIGAGGGLGIHMVMMARWAGARVTAVDVMPEKLEKCREVGAHEIVNASEGSMTEALMDITNGQGVDVVVDFACRGSSIEDGIRSLAKAGRLLPMAGTTATSFQFNPREMLRNEKQIMGSRFATKQEVIDSLDLVARGDIWPLVTETFSLEQVDQAHEHLEKGSIMGRAAIVMDT, from the coding sequence ATGAAAGCGATGGTGTTGTACGGAACGAATGAATCATTTGTTCTGGAGGATCGCCCCATTCCCACCCCTGGACCAGGAGAGGCGGTTGCCAGGGTGCTGGCCTGCGGAGCTGGTCTCACTATTCACCACACGGTGGCTGGTCGTGTGCCTGTGAAATTTCCAATAGTCATTGGACACGAGATAACCGCTGAGATTGCAGAAGTAGGGGATGATGTCGATTGGCTGGCGGAAGGAGATCCGGTCACGGCCTATTATTACTTTACATGCGGGCGTTGCCGCTGGTGTCGCATTAACCGTGAAACCCTTTGCGAGAACATGAAAGGACAAGTCGGGCGACATATGGACGGCGGGTATGCAGAATTTATCAAGCTACCTGCTCAGAATTTCGTTAAAATTCCAGAGGGGCTAGATTACAAAAATTATCCCGCCGAAGTCGGTGTCATCAGTGACGCCATTGCGACACCCTATAAAGTGATTCGCCATGCCCGAATATCTCCGATGGAAAATGTGGCCGTAATCGGCGCAGGGGGCGGATTAGGGATACATATGGTGATGATGGCCCGCTGGGCAGGCGCAAGGGTCACTGCGGTGGATGTGATGCCCGAAAAACTAGAAAAATGCCGAGAGGTGGGAGCACATGAAATCGTGAACGCTTCCGAGGGGAGCATGACCGAAGCCTTGATGGATATTACGAATGGCCAGGGGGTGGATGTTGTTGTCGATTTTGCCTGCAGGGGATCTAGCATCGAGGACGGAATCCGGTCCCTGGCCAAAGCTGGCCGACTACTCCCTATGGCGGGTACGACAGCCACTTCTTTTCAATTCAATCCCAGGGAAATGCTTCGGAATGAAAAGCAAATCATGGGGAGCCGCTTTGCTACTAAACAAGAAGTGATCGATTCACTCGATCTGGTAGCACGCGGAGACATTTGGCCGCTCGTGACTGAAACTTTTTCGCTTGAACAGGTAGACCAAGCACACGAGCATCTAGAGAAAGGCTCGATAATGGGACGTGCCGCCATTGTGATGGATACCTAA